A single Antechinus flavipes isolate AdamAnt ecotype Samford, QLD, Australia chromosome 5, AdamAnt_v2, whole genome shotgun sequence DNA region contains:
- the LOC127564762 gene encoding LOW QUALITY PROTEIN: olfactory receptor 9-like (The sequence of the model RefSeq protein was modified relative to this genomic sequence to represent the inferred CDS: substituted 1 base at 1 genomic stop codon) — protein sequence MDDDNGTAVIEFILLGFSDLGVYQSAFFWGVLFVYLVTLLGNSLIITFTLLDAVLNTPMYFFRHLSMIEILYTMTVVPRMLTDLLLSQPAISPASCFTQMYFFALFGIAECCVLTAMDYDRYAAICWPLHYAMLMNRQACVAMVGASYLMGITTGTTHSIFIFTLPFHGTNIVHHFLCDILPVLRLASGDTFWGEVENLAVTLLFIITPFALILFSYVRILITILGVASAQGXQKVFSTCSSHLLVVILFFGTASLTYVKPGTNDTENTDQVLSLFYIVVTPMLHPFLYILRNKEVMGVLRCKLTKHL from the coding sequence ATGGATGATGATAATGGGACAGCAGTGATCGAGTTCATTTTGTTGGGATTCTCAGATTTGGGCGTTTACCAGAGTGCTTTCTTTTGGGGAGTGCTCTTTGTCTATTTGGTCACCTTGCTGGGTAACTCCTTGATCATCACCTTTACCCTGTTGGATGCAGTCCTGAACACTCCCATGTACTTCTTTCGACATCTCTCTATGATAGAGATTCTCTACACTATGACTGTTGTACCCAGGATGCTGACTGATCTGCTTTTGTCCCAGCCTGCCATCTCTCCTGCCAGCTGCTTCACTCAAATGTATTTCTTTGCCCTCTTTGGCATTGCCGAATGCTGTGTGCTCACTGCCATGGACTATGACCGTTATGCTGCCATTTGTTGGCCCCTGCACTATGCTATGCTGATGAACCGGCAGGCATGTGTGGCTATGGTGGGTGCTTCTTATCTAATGGGCATCACCACAGGCACTACCCACTCCATATTCATCTTTACCTTGCCCTTCCATGGCACCAACATTGTTCACCACTTCCTATGTGACATTTTGCCTGTTTTGAGACTGGCAAGTGGAGACACATTCTGGGGTGAGGTTGAGAACCTTGCTGTCACTCTGCTCTTTATCATTACTCCCTTTGCACTGATTTTGTTTTCCTATGTTCGCATCCTCATTACCATCCTTGGGGTTGCCTCTGCTCAGGGATGACAAAAAGTCTTCTCTACTTGCTCTTCCCACCTATTGGTAGTCATACTTTTCTTTGGGACTGCAAGTCTAACCTACGTGAAACCGGGGACCAATGATACTGAGAACACAGAtcaagttctctctcttttttacatAGTTGTAACTCCTATGCTCCacccttttctttatatcctgaGGAACAAGGAGGTGATGGGAGTCCTGAGGTGTAAATTAACAAAACACCTTTGA